The segment ACCTCTTGACTCTGGGCTTTGAATTGAACTATAAGAAAAACTTGTATCTATCTTCAAATAATTGCACAAAGTGATAATTGAATTCGCTGCATATTCACCTATATTTGATATGTCAGCATTTATTATTTTTTTAATGATTTCAATGACCTGATTATAATATGGCGCTTTTTTGTATGCCAATTCAATCGTTAAGATCATTTTCTTTTTCATTTTTTCATCAACAAACAAATTAATTTCATTAATTTGTTTGTTTTGACTTGCTTTAATTAATGGTACCGTAATAAAAGTATCTTTTCCGTTAACTAAAATTCTGTTTCTATTTATCCATCCTCTTTTTATAAAATTAACATCATCATAGAACACAAAATGATCAACAGCGCTAATCATCTGAAAGTATCCTATATAAGGAAATAAATAGGGTTGCATTATGGCTAGCTTCATCCTTTAAATTCCTTTATTTTTTGAATAATTTCATTCACTTGTTCAGTGGCTAACTCCGGATAAATAGGCAAACAAATCACCTGCTCTGCTATATTGTGTGCATTTGGTAAATTGCTAGGTTTTGCCGAATCCAAACTTCTGTACATAGGGAATTCACTTACCAAAGGGTAAAAATAACGACGGCCATAAATGTTTTTGGTTTTTAAATAATCATACAATTCATCCCTTGTTTTTCCATATTCCTTTTCATCCAAAAAAATGGGGTAATAAGGATAATTATGTTCCGCTTTGGTTTGATGCTTTAAAATGCGAATGCCTTTTATTTTGCTGAGTTCTTTATCATAAATTTCAGCTACCTCTTTTCGTTTTTGGATATTTTCTTTCACGTAGTTTAATTGCAATAAACCATATGCGGCTTGCACTTCGTTCATTTTGGCGTTGATTCCTGGGGCGATAACGGTGGTTTCATCTGCAAAACCAAAATTCTTTAAATAGTCAATGCGCTTCTTCGTTTTCTCGTTGTGACATATAATAGCACCTCCTTCTATGGTATTGTAAACTTTCGTGGCATGAAAACTCAAAATGGATAAATCACCGAAATTTAAAATACTTTGTCCCTTAGAATTAACGCCAAAAGCATGGGCTGCATCGTAAATCACTTTTAAACCATAAGTATCTGCTATTTCCTGTATTTTTTCTACATCTGCCGGATTACCATAAACATGAACAGGCACTATTGCTGTAGTTTTGGGTGTAATGGCAGCTTCTATTTTTGCAGGATCAAGGTTCCCATAAACAGGATCAACATCCACAAAAACGGGCTTGATACCATTCCAATGCAACGAATGCGTAGTTGCAACAAAAGTATAGGGTGTGGTAATCACTTCTCCCGTAATCCGCAAAACCTGCAAAGCTGAAGTTAATGCCAGCGTCCCGTTTGAAAATAGGGAGATATATTTAACACCTAAATATTCTGCCAATGCAACTTCCAATTGTTGGTGAAATTTGCCGTTGTTTGTCAGCCATTTGCTATCCCAAATGTCTTTAAGCAATTCTACAAATTCATCCAAGGGCGGCATGGCCGGTTGGGTAACCAGGATAGGTTTACTCTTTTCAGTCATTTTTCCGTTTTAACACTTTATCTAAAAATATTTCTTTTATATATAAATAGTCTTGCATTTTAAAATATTCAGCCAACAATATAAATAGCCCTCCACCGGCCATCAATTGAATAATTAGAATTAAATAATTAGGCAGAATTAAGAATGAGCCTATTAGATATGTAATACTTCCAATGAAAATGGCTAAAATAAAAGACGGCAAAATATCTTTTAATTGTTGCATACTGGAATAAGCAATCAGCTGTCCCGAATAATAGCTATTTAGAAAAAAAGCTATCATCGAAATAATAATCATTCCTACAATCATTGCTTTAATTCCTAATAAAACACCTACTACAATAACAGGGATGGCTAGAATTTTCTTTATAATCTCGAGCCTTAAAAAAAGGTCGGATCTTCCTTGCACATTGAGCATATTTAAATTAATAGCATGCAAGGGGTAAAAGGTCCCGCCAAAACTGAGTAATTGCAAATAAATAACAGAGGGCAACCATTTTTCTCCAATCAAACTCAAAACAAGTGGTTTCGCAACAGCTGCCAGAATTATCATGGATACAAAAGTAATCAGCATCGTACTTTTAATTATTTTTTGGTAGGCGGTTTTTAGCCTTGGAATATCATCTTGTATTTCAGCGAGTACAGGATAAGACACACGCTGTATGACACTTGTAATGTTTTTAGATGGTAAATTACTAAACTGATCGGCTCTCGTATAAAAGCCCAACTCCGCAGCTGAAAAATATTTACCAATGATAAGGAGATAGATATTTCGGTAAGCAGTATCAATTAATCCACTTATCAAAAGCTTATAACCAAAAGAAAACATTTCCTTAAAAGAATTCCTGCTAAATATGAAAGAAGGTTTCCATTTATTCCAAATCCATAACAATAAGGAGGTAATCGCAACTCCTAATAACGTTTTAAAAACCAAGCTCCAAACCCCGTAACCTGAATAGGCCATCAATATTCCAATGATACCCGAACCCAGGGAGGCAGTAATTGAAATTTTTGTTTGCAGTTTAAAATTAATCGCTTTGGTTAATCTGGCCCTTTGCACGATAGTAAAAGCATTTACGATAATACTTAAACCAACAACTTGTACGATTAAAAGCAATTGAGGCTCATCAAAAAAACTGCTGATAGCACCCGCAGAGAAAAACAGCACTATATATAAAATGATGCCAATAAATAGATTGAAATAAAAAACCGTTGAATAGTCGGCTTGGGAGCAATCCTTTTTCCGTATCAAAGCCTGAGTAAAACCACTATCTACTAAAGATTGTGACAACGCAATAAAAATGGTAATCATCCCAATTAAACCAAACTCCCGTGGACCTAGTAAACGAGCAAGGATGATTCCAATAACAAAGGTTAGTCCCAGTTTGGAGAAATTATCAATAAAACTCCATAATAAACCTGATACTGTTTTGTTTTTCAGACTACTCATTAAATATTTTTGTTTTAAAAATAGTCATATCAATGTCCATTGGTAAAAGGATGTTTCATTTGTGGATATTTAACCAAGGGATGATAGGCTCCTTTTAGAGGTGATAACTCCGCATTTCTTATATCATGAACCAATTGTACCGAAGGTTTTGCATCGGCCAACCCAAATCCTTTTCCATCAATAATATCTTTATAACTTTTTGTGTGTAAATCAAAAAAGCCATCGCTAAACTCAATCTCCTTTCCATCTACGGTAATAGAGCGATAGGTTCTTTGTCCTTTTTCTTTTGCTTCCAAAGGAAGTAATTCCTCATTAATAGAAAGGAACCAACGTACACGGGCTTGTTTAAACTCCAAATAACCTGCTGCTCTATCGTGAGAATGAAGGTGAACCAAACTATTTTGTAGTGGACCAAATACCCAGGCCAACATATCATAAAAATGAACACCAATATTTGTAGCGATACCTCCAGATTTGGAACTATCTCCTTTCCAGGAAGTATAATACCAATGACCTCGTGAGGTTAAATAGGTTAAATCAACATCGTAAATTTTATCCTTAGGGCCATTTTCAATTTGCTGTTTTAAAGCTATAATGCTCTCGTGTAAACGAAGTTGTAAAATGGTATTTACTTTTTTCTGAGTTTCCTTTTCAATATCTTCTAAAGTATCTAAATTCCATGGGTTAAGCACTAATGGTTTTTCACAAATGGCATTTGCACCACTGCGCAAAGCAAAACGAATATGGGAATCATGTAAATAGTTGGGAGTACAAATACTCATATAGTCTATAGTTAAACCTTGATTCCGTTTCAATTTTTCAATATGACGATCAAATCGTTCAAATTCTGTAAAAAAATCAGCATTTGGAAAATAGCTATCTATAATACCTACGCTGTCAAACTTATCTAAAGCTGCTACTAAGTTATTATTGGTTTCTTTAATGGCTTTCAAGTGGCGGGGTGCTATATAGCCCGATAGCCCAATCATTGCAAAATTTTTCATACTCTTATTAATTTATTCTAAACACAAAATTATTTTTATCTAATTGATAGGTTTGTTTGCTTTCTAAACATACTGCTATGCCTTCCTTATTAAAAACCAAGCGATGTCCATATTCACCTACCCAGCCTATTTGTTTGCCCGGGTTCCCAACTACCAAAGCGTATGGTTTAATTTCTTTAGTAACCACCGCACCTGCACCAATTAAAGCAAATTCACCTATTTCATTACCGCAAACAATGGTTGCGTTTGCACCAATACTTGCTCCTTTTCTTACCGAGGTTTTTAAGTATTCCTCTTTTCTGACAATAGCAGATCGTGGGTTAATAACATTGGTAAAAACCATAGAGGGCCCTAAAAAAACATCATCTTCGCAAGTAACTCCTGTGTATATAGATACATTATTTTGAACTTTAACATTATTTCCTAAAACAACATTTGGTGAAAGCACCACGTTTTGTCCAATATTACAATTCTCGCCTAATTTTGAATTGGGCATAATATGAGAAAAATGCCATATTTTGGAGCCGTTTCCTATTTGGCAACCGTCATCAATTACTGCTGTTTCGTGTACAAAGTATTTCATAGTTTATATTTAATTTAAGAAATAACCAAGTTTTAACCTTTTCGTAACTTATAATTTCCCGTCAACCAATTCTCTCAAAACTACTTTTTTTTCACGGCTTCGCCACTAACAGTCACATTTGATTGCATTAACAGTCACACTCAGTCGTGTTTTCTGTTTGAGGTTAAAATATAAATATCTATATTTAAATTATTGAAATTGAAGTACTAGTTTGGGGTAAATCTCAACATTTATAATGAATGGGCGAATATAGATAATAAATGGTGATATTTATGGATCAACACAAAAAGTTGTGGAGTAGATTAAAAATTAAGAACTTTGAATCTTAAAACAGCCTATGATATCTTCCTCTTTAGTATCAATTGTTAAATTGTTACTTCCTGAAGTTTTAATTACTCATTTTGAGTTAAAAATTTATACCATAGAAGGGGAAGATTTACATTTCTACTTTACATAATTAAATAGTATTCCTGAACTACTTCTAAATGGAGATACATTAAAAAATTATTAGCTGGAAGTAGGTCTTTATTATACAAACAAAGTTATAAGTGGTCTGATAATCAATCAAAAAAGAGCAAAAATACTTTTTTAAAAATATCCTGACTTAGAAAAAGCATATAAGCTTTGTCAAAACTTATCGTGGATATATAACCAAACAAAAGATAAAACTTCTGCACTAATAAGAGTAGCCAAATGGGATAAAAAAGTAAAACAAGCTAAATTTAAAAGCTTTAACACCATTGCCAGAACAATATCTATACACTATCAAAATATTCTAAACTACTTTGATAATAGAAGTACAAATGCTTCTACGGAATCTTTCAATGCGAAAATAAAAGCATTTAGAGCCCAGTTTAGAGGTGTTAGAAATGTAGCGTTCTTCTTATTTAGAATGTCAAATATTTTTGCATAAATACTAAATCCCACAACTTTTGGACTTGATTCGGATTACACGTCAAACACCACATAATCAATTAGTTAATAAACAGTTATAGCATATTAAATATTTTAACAATATTTTTAATTTTTTATGGCTAATTAAGAATTTACCACCCCTCTTGTTATGGTAATTTTCATACCTAACTCAACCAATATTAATTGCAACTTATTTTTAGTAACCTCTTGCACAATGCCTTCCTTTCCTTTAAATAGTCCTTCTTTAACATCATATTGATCTCCTGGTTGTAACTTTTTCACTTTAGCATCAATAATTTCACCTTGCAACCACAATTTCATGGCTTCAATTTCAGCATCTTTCACAATTGCCGGCAAACCCAACCAAAATAGGTAACGAACAGCTCCATGCACTTGAAATACATTTGCCCTGTCATTTTCATTTGAGTGAATAAATATGCACGAAGAAATTAAGGGAGTTGAAACTAATTTTTTCCTGTCGGACCATTGGCGCTTTGTGGTTAACATAGGACAATATGCGGCTATGCCAAGTTCCGTTAACTTAGTCGTAACTTTTTTCTCATATCTAGGTTTTGTATATAATACATACCAATTCTCCATGTTTTATCAGTTTTTTTTTAGCAATCTAAAACTTTATTCAGAATTTGATGCGGCAAAAGGTACGTTTTTAAAAACGATAACCCCTACGGAGCAATTAATAAAGGGATTTACCAAGCTAAAAAGATTAATACATCATTCAGACAGAGAAATAAAATATTGTAGTAATGTATACACGCAAATACTCAAAAGAAAAAAGATAGACATTAGTATAACGGAAGAAAATCATTGCTACGAAAATACGATGGCAGAACGTGTAAACGGAATACTAAAAGCCGAGTTTTATCTCGATTAAACCTTTGTAAACGTAACACAGGCAATGAGAGATTCAAAAAATGAAATTAATTTATACAATGAGGTAAGATTACATTTATCTTTAGAGTTAAAACACCAAATATGGTCTATTTAAAAACAGCCTAAATCAATTTTAACCTTTAGTCGTATTTCAGGACAAGACAAAACCATCTTTAACGGATTGTGTACTATTAATGAATAACATATCAAAATAAAAAGAAAGTGTAGAATTTGACGACTGCATGAAAAAAGTTTTGGGTAATCATTAAAAATATAGATAAACCAAAAATGTTTGACCTATGTTTTACCTAAACCCATAAAAAAAGCCCTACATCTCTGTAAGGCTTGTGTAATAAAGTGGTCCCACTTGGGCTCGAACCAAGGACCCTCTGATTATGAGTCAGATGCTCTAACCAGCTGAGCTATGGGACCGAAAATATTGGGTGCAAATGTACTCTTTATTTTAAAAAAACACAATAAAAAATAAGAATCTTAAACAGATCTATTCATTAACCACAAACCAAAATCCTTAAGACGCTGTTTATCTGTATCTTTAATGTCCATTTCAGCCAAAGTATTAAAAGCTTTTTCTGTATAAATTTTTATTTCTTCTTTTATTAATAAAGGAATATCGTTTAACTGAAAGATTCTTGTAATATCTGCAATTTTAATAGCATTATCTTTTCTTTTTTTTCTGTATAAATATTTTAATTTTCCTTTATCATTTTTATTAGCAACTTCTACAGCCTTAAGATATAAATAGGTTTTTTTATTTTCTATGATATCACCACCTATCTGTTTACCAAACGTTTCTGGATTACCAAACGTATCTAAATAATCGTCTTGTAATTGAAACGCTAACCCTAGATTTAAACCAAAATCATAAATTAAATTCGCATTGTCATCATTAGTTTCTGCTACAATAGCACCCATTTTTAATGCCGCAGCAACTAAAACAGATGTTTTTAAACGAATCATATTAATATATTCATCTATTGTAACGTCGTTTCTAGTTTCAAAATCTACATCTAATTGTTGTCCGTCACAAACCTCTAAAGCTGTTTTACTAAAAAGTTTTGCTAATTTTTGAAAAATAATAGGGTCATAATTCTCAAAATATTTGTAGGCTAAAATCAACATTGCATCTCCCGAGAGAATTCCTGTATTTGTATCCCATTTTTCATGAACAGTTGCTTTTCCTCTTCTTAACGGAGCAGCATCCATAATATCATCGTGAATCAATGTAAAATTATGAAAAACCTCAACTGCTAAAGCTGCAGGTAGCGCTTTTTTAAAATCACTAGAAAAAATATCTGCTGCCATTAAAGTTAGCACCGGTCGAATTCTTTTTCCTCCTAATTTTAAAATATAATCTATAGGTTCATACAAGTTTTTAGGCTCGTGAATCCAGTCTTTTGATTCTAAATAAGATAGAAATTCTTTTTGATAATGTAAAATGTCCAAATCTAAATTTTTTGTAAAAATAACGTAAAGAAATTCTTCTTTTAAAAGGAAATGATAAAAAATCAATAAAACTTTGGAAACTTTTATTGTTTCTAAAGTTTCCTTGACTATATTTGCACCTGATTATGAGGGAAAAAATTTTAGAAAAATCAAAAGAACTCTTTTTAAACTTAGGTTTTAAAAGTGTTACAATGGATGAAATAGCCAGCGCTTTAGGTGTTTCAAAAAAAACAATTTACAAATATTTTAAAAACAAAACAGAACTTATTGCAGCGGTAACAGATTTTATCTTTAGTTCCATTAGTACAGGAATTGACATGATTTGCGAGCTAAAAAAAGATCCTATTGAAGAAATTTTTGATATAAAAAGGTTTGTAATGTATCATTTGAAAGATGAAAAGTCATCTCCTCAATACCAATTACAGAAATATTACCCCAAAATTTACGCATCATTAAGCAAAAAACAATTTGATGTTATGAGAGGTTGCGTCATAAAAAATCTGAATCATGGGGTTGAAGAAGGTTTATATCGAAAAAATATTGATGTTGAATTTATTTCAAGAATCTATTTTAATGGTATGGTTTCAATAAAAAACAAAGATTTATTTCCTTTAGATCATTATTCTATGAACACATTAATGAATTATTATTTAGAATATCATCTAAGAGGAATTTGTACAGAAAAAGGAGTATCAAAATTAGAAAAACAATTAGAAGAGAAATTATAAATAAATGAAAAAAATAATATACACATTTTTAGTTTTCTTAATAGTGAGTTCAATACAAGCTCAAGAAACAGCGCTAAAGTTATCATTAGACGAAGCTGTAAATTACGCACTAAAGAATAGCTACAACAATAAAGTTGCAGACAA is part of the Polaribacter sp. SA4-10 genome and harbors:
- a CDS encoding WbqC family protein, translating into MKLAIMQPYLFPYIGYFQMISAVDHFVFYDDVNFIKRGWINRNRILVNGKDTFITVPLIKASQNKQINEINLFVDEKMKKKMILTIELAYKKAPYYNQVIEIIKKIINADISNIGEYAANSIITLCNYLKIDTSFSYSSIQSPESRGMNKADRLIFICKKLGADEYINANGGQEFYTKKYFENNQINLQFIKTQDFKYEQYNHPFVPWLSIIDVMMFNNKVEIKKILHSYKLN
- a CDS encoding polyprenyl synthetase family protein; translated protein: MDILHYQKEFLSYLESKDWIHEPKNLYEPIDYILKLGGKRIRPVLTLMAADIFSSDFKKALPAALAVEVFHNFTLIHDDIMDAAPLRRGKATVHEKWDTNTGILSGDAMLILAYKYFENYDPIIFQKLAKLFSKTALEVCDGQQLDVDFETRNDVTIDEYINMIRLKTSVLVAAALKMGAIVAETNDDNANLIYDFGLNLGLAFQLQDDYLDTFGNPETFGKQIGGDIIENKKTYLYLKAVEVANKNDKGKLKYLYRKKRKDNAIKIADITRIFQLNDIPLLIKEEIKIYTEKAFNTLAEMDIKDTDKQRLKDFGLWLMNRSV
- a CDS encoding transposase, yielding MYNQTKDKTSALIRVAKWDKKVKQAKFKSFNTIARTISIHYQNILNYFDNRSTNASTESFNAKIKAFRAQFRGVRNVAFFLFRMSNIFA
- a CDS encoding Gfo/Idh/MocA family protein — translated: MKNFAMIGLSGYIAPRHLKAIKETNNNLVAALDKFDSVGIIDSYFPNADFFTEFERFDRHIEKLKRNQGLTIDYMSICTPNYLHDSHIRFALRSGANAICEKPLVLNPWNLDTLEDIEKETQKKVNTILQLRLHESIIALKQQIENGPKDKIYDVDLTYLTSRGHWYYTSWKGDSSKSGGIATNIGVHFYDMLAWVFGPLQNSLVHLHSHDRAAGYLEFKQARVRWFLSINEELLPLEAKEKGQRTYRSITVDGKEIEFSDGFFDLHTKSYKDIIDGKGFGLADAKPSVQLVHDIRNAELSPLKGAYHPLVKYPQMKHPFTNGH
- a CDS encoding DegT/DnrJ/EryC1/StrS aminotransferase family protein: MTEKSKPILVTQPAMPPLDEFVELLKDIWDSKWLTNNGKFHQQLEVALAEYLGVKYISLFSNGTLALTSALQVLRITGEVITTPYTFVATTHSLHWNGIKPVFVDVDPVYGNLDPAKIEAAITPKTTAIVPVHVYGNPADVEKIQEIADTYGLKVIYDAAHAFGVNSKGQSILNFGDLSILSFHATKVYNTIEGGAIICHNEKTKKRIDYLKNFGFADETTVIAPGINAKMNEVQAAYGLLQLNYVKENIQKRKEVAEIYDKELSKIKGIRILKHQTKAEHNYPYYPIFLDEKEYGKTRDELYDYLKTKNIYGRRYFYPLVSEFPMYRSLDSAKPSNLPNAHNIAEQVICLPIYPELATEQVNEIIQKIKEFKG
- a CDS encoding TetR/AcrR family transcriptional regulator; this encodes MREKILEKSKELFLNLGFKSVTMDEIASALGVSKKTIYKYFKNKTELIAAVTDFIFSSISTGIDMICELKKDPIEEIFDIKRFVMYHLKDEKSSPQYQLQKYYPKIYASLSKKQFDVMRGCVIKNLNHGVEEGLYRKNIDVEFISRIYFNGMVSIKNKDLFPLDHYSMNTLMNYYLEYHLRGICTEKGVSKLEKQLEEKL
- a CDS encoding acyltransferase; translated protein: MKYFVHETAVIDDGCQIGNGSKIWHFSHIMPNSKLGENCNIGQNVVLSPNVVLGNNVKVQNNVSIYTGVTCEDDVFLGPSMVFTNVINPRSAIVRKEEYLKTSVRKGASIGANATIVCGNEIGEFALIGAGAVVTKEIKPYALVVGNPGKQIGWVGEYGHRLVFNKEGIAVCLESKQTYQLDKNNFVFRIN
- a CDS encoding lipopolysaccharide biosynthesis protein, which translates into the protein MSSLKNKTVSGLLWSFIDNFSKLGLTFVIGIILARLLGPREFGLIGMITIFIALSQSLVDSGFTQALIRKKDCSQADYSTVFYFNLFIGIILYIVLFFSAGAISSFFDEPQLLLIVQVVGLSIIVNAFTIVQRARLTKAINFKLQTKISITASLGSGIIGILMAYSGYGVWSLVFKTLLGVAITSLLLWIWNKWKPSFIFSRNSFKEMFSFGYKLLISGLIDTAYRNIYLLIIGKYFSAAELGFYTRADQFSNLPSKNITSVIQRVSYPVLAEIQDDIPRLKTAYQKIIKSTMLITFVSMIILAAVAKPLVLSLIGEKWLPSVIYLQLLSFGGTFYPLHAINLNMLNVQGRSDLFLRLEIIKKILAIPVIVVGVLLGIKAMIVGMIIISMIAFFLNSYYSGQLIAYSSMQQLKDILPSFILAIFIGSITYLIGSFLILPNYLILIIQLMAGGGLFILLAEYFKMQDYLYIKEIFLDKVLKRKND
- a CDS encoding UpxY family transcription antiterminator; translation: MENWYVLYTKPRYEKKVTTKLTELGIAAYCPMLTTKRQWSDRKKLVSTPLISSCIFIHSNENDRANVFQVHGAVRYLFWLGLPAIVKDAEIEAMKLWLQGEIIDAKVKKLQPGDQYDVKEGLFKGKEGIVQEVTKNKLQLILVELGMKITITRGVVNS